One region of Pirellulales bacterium genomic DNA includes:
- a CDS encoding Hsp70 family protein yields the protein MSSVDHNETPSRYVVGIDLGTTNSAVAFVDTSADAGQVRTFAVPQLVAPGEVEARETLPSFHYEAAPGEFGGGSFRLPWDAHERNYAVGLFAREHGTDVPGRLIASAKSWLCHPGVDRTAQLLPWHASADVERLSPVEASARYLAHIREAWNHRFTKEPLERQEIVLTLPASFDEVARELTVPAAKLAGLPRVVLIEEPQAAFYAWIYHQGDRWETLVSPGQKILVCDIGGGTSDFTLIRVRRTDDGKVRFHRVAVGEHLLLGGDNLDLALAHHIERRLTGDGKLEPRQWSVLVRTCRRAKETMLSPGAGESLRINLPSSGARLIGGGLQVELARDEIERLLLDGFLPRVGLDDKPAARRSGFQEFGLPYAADAAITKYLAAFLSAHRHVALDGESHGEDNHDPARPDLVLFNGGFFASPMLRGRLLDVLSSWFAKATAGTPWQPHVLDNERLDLAVAQGAAYYGMVRRGVGVRIAAGLARTYYIGITGAEGEAAVCLLPAGSEEGKTVDLAGRRFELTIREPVEFPIYSSSTRLTDQPGEMLPFDPEQMTALPPIRTVLEATKKGAGAVVPVELHARLTEVGTLDLWCGEIAGPRRWRLQFDVRAATETDREGHRGRGEAQGVFDEALLESCRQAIAAAFSGASASAAASGLVKRLEELSGLKRREWPMTLLRGFWEASIEVEPGRRRSAEHEARWLYLTGFSLRPGYGLAVDDWRVAQTWRLLQGKRAHHTPACRVEWLILWRRIAGGLNAGQQASLADPLLAALRAAKKGGKSRRPDVGAGSHEAAEAWRLLGSLELIPVTTKVELAAAMLDLARREKVGAVRDAALWAVGRLGARVPMYGPLNAVVPPQEVEPWLRQLLEAEAEPATVAFSLVQLGRRTDDRHRDVGDDARQRLLGWLDRNAAPPHYQELVSHGGELAEDEAGLMFGESLPKGLRLASPGQPDER from the coding sequence ATGTCGAGCGTCGATCACAATGAAACCCCCAGCCGCTACGTCGTGGGCATCGACCTGGGCACGACCAACTCGGCCGTGGCTTTCGTCGATACCTCGGCCGACGCCGGGCAGGTGCGCACCTTCGCCGTGCCGCAGTTGGTGGCGCCCGGCGAGGTCGAGGCCCGAGAAACGCTGCCGTCGTTTCACTACGAGGCGGCGCCCGGCGAATTCGGCGGCGGGTCCTTCAGGCTTCCCTGGGACGCACACGAGCGCAACTACGCCGTGGGCCTCTTCGCACGCGAGCATGGCACCGACGTGCCCGGCCGCTTGATCGCGTCGGCAAAGTCGTGGCTCTGCCATCCGGGCGTCGACCGCACGGCGCAACTTCTCCCCTGGCACGCCTCGGCCGACGTCGAGCGGCTATCGCCCGTCGAAGCCAGCGCGCGTTATCTGGCGCATATTCGCGAGGCCTGGAACCATCGCTTCACCAAAGAGCCGCTTGAGCGGCAGGAGATCGTGTTGACGCTGCCGGCCTCGTTCGACGAAGTGGCCCGCGAGCTGACGGTGCCTGCCGCCAAGCTGGCCGGGCTGCCGCGAGTCGTGTTGATCGAAGAGCCGCAGGCGGCCTTTTATGCCTGGATTTATCACCAGGGTGATCGCTGGGAAACGTTGGTTTCGCCCGGCCAGAAAATTCTGGTGTGCGACATCGGCGGCGGCACTTCCGACTTCACGCTCATCCGCGTGCGCCGCACCGACGACGGCAAAGTGCGGTTCCATCGCGTGGCGGTCGGCGAGCATCTGCTCTTGGGCGGCGACAATCTCGACCTGGCACTGGCCCATCACATCGAGCGGCGGCTGACCGGCGACGGCAAGCTCGAGCCGCGGCAGTGGAGCGTGCTGGTGAGAACGTGTCGGCGGGCCAAGGAAACAATGCTTTCGCCCGGCGCCGGCGAGTCGTTGCGGATCAACCTGCCGTCAAGTGGCGCGCGGCTGATCGGCGGCGGATTGCAGGTGGAGTTGGCGCGCGACGAGATCGAGCGGCTGTTGCTCGACGGCTTTTTGCCCAGGGTCGGGCTGGACGATAAGCCGGCCGCCCGACGTAGCGGCTTCCAGGAGTTCGGCCTGCCTTATGCCGCCGATGCCGCCATCACCAAATACCTGGCGGCGTTTTTGTCGGCGCACCGCCACGTGGCGCTCGACGGCGAGTCGCACGGCGAAGACAATCACGATCCGGCGCGGCCCGACCTGGTACTGTTCAACGGCGGCTTTTTTGCGTCGCCCATGCTCCGCGGCCGGCTGCTCGATGTGCTGTCGTCGTGGTTCGCCAAGGCGACGGCCGGCACGCCCTGGCAGCCGCATGTGCTCGACAACGAACGGCTCGATCTGGCCGTGGCCCAGGGAGCGGCCTACTACGGCATGGTGCGGCGGGGCGTGGGCGTGCGGATCGCCGCCGGGCTGGCCCGCACCTATTACATCGGCATCACCGGCGCCGAGGGCGAAGCGGCGGTCTGCCTCTTGCCCGCCGGCAGTGAAGAAGGCAAGACCGTCGATCTGGCCGGCCGGCGGTTCGAGCTGACCATCCGCGAACCGGTTGAGTTTCCGATCTATTCGTCGAGCACGCGGCTGACCGACCAGCCCGGCGAAATGTTGCCGTTCGATCCGGAACAGATGACGGCCTTGCCGCCCATCCGCACCGTGCTGGAAGCGACCAAGAAGGGTGCCGGTGCGGTCGTGCCCGTCGAACTGCACGCTCGGCTGACGGAGGTGGGCACGCTCGATTTGTGGTGCGGCGAGATCGCCGGCCCGCGCCGCTGGCGATTGCAGTTCGACGTGCGGGCAGCCACCGAGACCGATCGCGAAGGCCATCGAGGCCGTGGCGAGGCCCAAGGCGTGTTCGACGAGGCGCTGCTCGAAAGCTGCCGCCAAGCGATTGCCGCGGCGTTTAGCGGAGCGTCGGCGTCGGCGGCGGCAAGCGGACTGGTGAAGCGGCTGGAGGAGCTTTCCGGCCTGAAGCGGCGCGAGTGGCCCATGACGCTGCTGCGCGGCTTCTGGGAAGCGTCGATCGAAGTGGAACCGGGCCGCCGCCGCAGTGCCGAGCACGAAGCTCGTTGGCTTTATCTCACGGGTTTCTCGTTGCGGCCTGGCTATGGACTGGCGGTCGACGACTGGCGTGTGGCGCAGACGTGGCGGCTGTTGCAGGGCAAGCGTGCCCATCATACGCCCGCCTGCCGGGTGGAATGGCTGATTCTTTGGCGCCGGATCGCGGGCGGCCTGAACGCCGGCCAGCAAGCGTCATTGGCCGACCCGTTGCTGGCCGCGCTGCGTGCCGCGAAGAAAGGGGGCAAATCGCGGCGACCCGACGTGGGGGCCGGCTCGCACGAAGCGGCCGAAGCTTGGCGGCTGTTGGGATCGCTGGAGCTGATTCCTGTCACCACGAAAGTGGAGCTGGCTGCCGCCATGCTCGATCTGGCTCGGCGCGAAAAGGTGGGTGCGGTGCGCGACGCCGCGTTGTGGGCCGTCGGGCGTTTGGGGGCCCGCGTGCCGATGTATGGGCCGCTGAATGCGGTCGTTCCGCCCCAGGAGGTCGAGCCGTGGCTGCGACAACTCCTGGAGGCGGAGGCCGAACCCGCAACGGTCGCTTTCTCGCTCGTGCAGTTGGGCCGCCGCACGGACGACCGCCACCGCGACGTCGGCGACGACGCGCGGCAGCGGCTGCTGGGCTGGCTCGACCGCAACGCCGCCCCGCCGCACTACCAGGAGCTGGTTTCGCACGGCGGCGAGCTGGCCGAAGACGAAGCGGGCCTGATGTTCGGCGAGAGCCTTCCCAAAGGCTTGCGGCTGGCGTCGCCCGGCCAGCCCGACGAACGATAG
- a CDS encoding type II toxin-antitoxin system PemK/MazF family toxin — protein MTRGDIVLVRFPHPSGQRGKKRPAVVVQSDSYANRVRTVVVAEVTKNLTMKGDPACLFIDVSTAEGRATGLLVDSVVSSLVLDTVYSDAVALVLGRLSPMLVQRFNDCLKVGLGLP, from the coding sequence ATGACACGTGGTGACATCGTACTTGTCCGATTTCCGCATCCATCCGGCCAACGCGGCAAGAAGCGGCCTGCTGTGGTCGTGCAGTCGGACTCTTACGCCAACAGGGTCAGGACGGTTGTTGTCGCCGAAGTTACGAAAAACCTGACGATGAAAGGCGACCCCGCGTGTCTCTTCATCGACGTCAGTACGGCCGAGGGCCGAGCGACGGGTTTGCTTGTCGATTCGGTTGTTTCTAGCTTGGTCCTCGACACCGTTTACTCGGATGCCGTTGCTCTGGTGCTCGGGAGGCTTTCGCCAATGCTCGTGCAAAGATTTAATGACTGCTTAAAAGTGGGATTGGGGTTGCCTTGA